Within the Deltaproteobacteria bacterium genome, the region AGCACACACTTTATTGATGGTGAACGCGTTGGTTTCTTCAGGCAAGCCTGCATAGATGCTCGCCTGTCGCGCAGAATTTTGACCAAGGGCTGTCTGAAGCACATTTCCCATGACACATTCATCAAAATAGACCGGTGTCAATCCACTGTCATAATCGTAATATTTCCTGTTGATGTCCGTCATGTCAAATTCTCCAAAAACATCAGGACGGCTGGATTTCACAAAATCACTAATTGCCGGCCGGAGTCCTGCTCTCTTGATGGCCTCCCTGATAACCAGCGCACCCATATCGACTGTCTTCACACCATTCAGCGACCCTCCAAAACTTCCAACGGCAGTCCTTGCCCCACTCACAATCACAACTTCTCTCATGGTAGACCCTCCTTATATTAAAAAGTATGACGTTAAGTATTTTTTATTCATGGCAGATCGTTCCGCACGCACCTCTATGAAGAACCGTGCATGTCAATCGCTTCTACAAATTCAACTTCACGCGGCACTTTATAAGAAGACAGATAGGTCCTGCAATGTCTCGTGATATCCCTTTCGTCCACCGTGACGTCCGGATTCCTGACAATCAGAGCCTTTACAATTTCTCCTCGCAACAGATTGGGTTCGCCGACGACCATGGCGGCCTTAACGGCAGGGTGAAGTTCCAGAACCTGCTCAACCTCCCGGGGATAGACATTGAAACCGCTGGTTATAATCATCCGTTTTTTCCGGCCTGTCAAAAAAATATATCCATCCTCGTCGATCCTGGCCAGATCGCTTGTGTGGAGCCAGCCGTTTCGCAGAACGCGGGCGGTGGCTTCTTCGTCTTTGTAATAGCCTCTCATCACATTCTCACCCCTGATGAGAAGTTCCCCGCTCACATTCACTGGTAATTCGTTATCCTGATCATCAACTAACTTTGCCTCAACACCGGGAATTACTGTCCCTGTTGATCCCGGCTTGTGCACCATATCCCGACTGCCTACAGAACACACAGGAGACGCCTCGGTAAGACCATACCCTTCTCTCAAGATAACGTTAAATTTCTGTTCAAATACCGGAATGAACTCGGGCGGCATAGCCGATCCTCCCGTTATGCAAAAGTCGAGAGAACTTACGTCATATTGATCGGCTTCGCGATGGAAAATCATTCCTAAAAAAAGCCGGGGCACAGCGGCGATATAGGTCACCCTTTCCTTCTGGATTGTGCTGAAAATGGCGTCCATGGTAATCCGATCTTGTAATACGATGCCCGCGCCGATGCGGATGGCAGCTAACATATTAGCCACGGCACCGAACGCATGAAACAGAGGAATAACAGCAAGCCCCCTGTCCTTATCTGTGGCATGATATACGCTTCTAAGAAGTTCGGATTGGGACAGGAGATTGCCATGGGTGAGTACTGCCCCCAGAGGTTTTCCTGTGAGTCCTGCAGTATAGATAATAACGGCGGGATCATTATCGGCAATATCCGGTATGTCTAATGTATCCGGACCCATTTCGACTATTTGCCAAAAAGGGGATTCGGCATTCATGCCGCTGCTCGTGATGATATGACTGCAAAGAGGTAATTCAGCACGGATTTCCTCATATTTTTTCGCTAAAGGTGCTTCTGTGATTAAACATTTTGCATTGCTGTTTGCAAGGAGGTAACGAAGTTCATAAGACGTGGACAGGACATTGAGCGTAACGGCAACAGCGCCGATTTTCTGAACAGCAAAGTAGGATATGACAAATTCGGGGCAATTGGGAAGCATGATGGCGACATTATCCCCCTTTTGTATACCCAGTTTTCTCAATCCATTTCCGAGGGCGTTTACATCCCTGTTCAAGGCATCATAGGTCACGTATTTTTCATCGTAGATTATGGCCACATTGTCTGCATATCGATGACAACTTTCTTCAAGCATCCGTCCAAGACTCATAACACTATACCCCCCTGATGTTGATATTTTCTAACACAAGAAGAACAGCTTTTTCAAGCAGAACTCTCTCTCGTTTGTATCTATTTTTCCTGTTGTCTGTTTTTCCTTGATGGAAATATCTTTTTCACCTATAATCCGAAGTCAAAATGTGTAACCATGCGCAGGGAGGGAAGGATGAAAAAGATTCTACTTTGGGTTTTTCTGGCACTGCTTACGAGCGTTTCTTTTGCACAAGCGGAATTAAAGGTGGGAAACAGAGCCGCCAACTTCATATTGAAGGACTCACTCGGCAAAGATTATACTCTCAACTCCCCTGAATTTTATGGAAGGGTCGTCTATATAAACTATTCGGACATCAGCTCCAAGGACATGAACAAACATGTCGACGACGCTCTCAAAGGAGATCCAGGGATTGACCGGAAAAGGAGCTACGTCGGGGTTGGGATTGCCAACATGAAGGCAAGTATGGTACCTGATTTTATTATTGCCAGGGCAATAAAAAGCAAGCAACAGGAAACAGGCGCCACAATTCTGCTGGATGACAACTATACCATCCTGAGCCTCTGGGGATTGCAAAACAACTTATCCAACGTTGTCGTACTGGATAAAGGAAGAATCTGCCGTTATATTTATAAGGGTAAGCTTCTTCCCGATGAAGTTGTAAAGTTGATTAAAACAATTAAAGAATATCAGGTAAAATAAACCCGTTATCTCCGGCAAGCGTACATCGCTACCTAAAAGATTCTTTAGACAATGGCTGTTATCATAGACGGAAAGAAGATAGCACAGGATATCAGGCATGAGGTGAAGGCAGAATCCCTGCGCCTGAAAGAAGGAACCGGGATAACGCCGGGGCTCGCGGTTGTCCTCGTCGGGGATGACCCGGCATCGAAGATTTACCTGAAGCATAAAGAGAACGCATGCAGCGATGCCGGATTCTTTTCCCAGGAATTCAGGCTCCCACAAGAGACACTTGAGAGTGAACTGCTCGCTACAATACAGGGGCTGAATCAAGATGAAAGTATCCACGGTATCTTGGTACAGCTTCCCCTTCCCCGCCATCTCAATTCCGCAACCATAATCGAAGCAATTGATCCCCAAAAAGACGTCGATGGATTTCATCCTTACAATCTAGGACGACTCTTCACCGGCAATCCCTACCACATGGCCTGCACGCCCAGGGGTATTCTGGAATTAATGGATCGTCATGCTATCACAATCGAAGGCAAGGAAGCGGTCATTGTAGGGAGAAGCAATATCGTGGGAAAACCGCTGGCCCTCATGCTCCTCAACCGGCACGCAACAGTGACCATATGCCATACCAGGACACAAAACCTATCAGAGGTTACAAAACGGGCTGAGATACTCATCGCTGCTGCCGGGAAGCCGGAAATGATCGGGGCTGATATGGTCAGGAACGGTGCTGTGGTAATTGATGTGGGTGTAAACAGGATGGATGACGGTCGTCTGGTTGGAGATGTGGCGTTTTCTGAAGTTCTTGAAAAAGCGTCTTACATCACGCCGGTGCCCGGCGGCGTGGGACCGATGACGATTGCCATGTTACTCGTAAATACCCTTAAAGCAGCCTCTGGCGGCCAGATTTCGGAACAAAAATAAAACCCCCTCTCAAAAGAACAAGAGGGGGTTTTTATGCAGTTATAAACTCTACCTTAATCAGGCAATGCCCTTCATTGCCTTCATTTCAGCGATCGTTTTCCCAACGCTCTCAGCAGACTTCTTAACAACGGCCTTTTCTTCATCATTCAGCTTGAGTTCGATAATCTTCTCAATGCCGTTGGCCCCAAGAATGGTTGGAACACCAAAACAGATGTCCTTCAGCCCATACTCACCATCAAGGTATGCACAGCTGGGAATAAGTCTTCTTTGATCCTTAAGGATGGCTTCCGCCATAATAACAGCGCCCAGAGACGGTGAATAGAAGGCGCTTCCGGTTTTCAGCAGAGCAACGATCTCTCCGCCTGCCTTTTTCGTTCTTTCCACAAGTCTGTCAATCGTTTCCTTGGGAAGGAACTCGGAAAGGGGGATACCGTTGATCGTCGAAAATCTCGGCATTGGAACCATATCATCGCCATGGCCGCCAAGGAGCATCACCTTCACATCCTGAATAGAGATATTGAGTTCCATTCCGATGAAAGACTGAAGCCGTGCGCAATCCAGCGCGCCTGCCTGCCCCATGACCCTGTTTTTCGGGAACTTGCTGGCCTTCAGCGCTAGGTAGGTCATCGTGTCGAGCGGATTGCTTACGATGATAATGAAACAATTGGGTGAATATTTTGCGACATTCTCCGTCACCGAACCGACGATATCAGAATTGATTTTCAGCAAATCTTCCCTGCTCATGCCGGGTTTTCGGGCAATACCCGATGTAATGATGACCACATCGGAATTTTTCGTTTCTTCATAACCATTCGTTCCGATGACATTCGCATCAAAACCTTCCATAGGGGCAGCTTCCATCAAGTCTAAAGCCTTTCCCTGGGGCATCCCTTCAATAATATCCATGAGAACGACGTCCCCAAGTTCCTTGATGGCTGCCCAGTGAGCGGCGGTTGCCCCCACGTTTCCCGCCCCGATAACTGTTATCTTTTTACGACCCATGATTTCCTCCTATATCAATAAAAGTT harbors:
- a CDS encoding acetyl-CoA C-acyltransferase; its protein translation is MREVVIVSGARTAVGSFGGSLNGVKTVDMGALVIREAIKRAGLRPAISDFVKSSRPDVFGEFDMTDINRKYYDYDSGLTPVYFDECVMGNVLQTALGQNSARQASIYAGLPEETNAFTINKVCA
- a CDS encoding AMP-binding protein, producing MSLGRMLEESCHRYADNVAIIYDEKYVTYDALNRDVNALGNGLRKLGIQKGDNVAIMLPNCPEFVISYFAVQKIGAVAVTLNVLSTSYELRYLLANSNAKCLITEAPLAKKYEEIRAELPLCSHIITSSGMNAESPFWQIVEMGPDTLDIPDIADNDPAVIIYTAGLTGKPLGAVLTHGNLLSQSELLRSVYHATDKDRGLAVIPLFHAFGAVANMLAAIRIGAGIVLQDRITMDAIFSTIQKERVTYIAAVPRLFLGMIFHREADQYDVSSLDFCITGGSAMPPEFIPVFEQKFNVILREGYGLTEASPVCSVGSRDMVHKPGSTGTVIPGVEAKLVDDQDNELPVNVSGELLIRGENVMRGYYKDEEATARVLRNGWLHTSDLARIDEDGYIFLTGRKKRMIITSGFNVYPREVEQVLELHPAVKAAMVVGEPNLLRGEIVKALIVRNPDVTVDERDITRHCRTYLSSYKVPREVEFVEAIDMHGSS
- the folD gene encoding bifunctional methylenetetrahydrofolate dehydrogenase/methenyltetrahydrofolate cyclohydrolase FolD codes for the protein MAVIIDGKKIAQDIRHEVKAESLRLKEGTGITPGLAVVLVGDDPASKIYLKHKENACSDAGFFSQEFRLPQETLESELLATIQGLNQDESIHGILVQLPLPRHLNSATIIEAIDPQKDVDGFHPYNLGRLFTGNPYHMACTPRGILELMDRHAITIEGKEAVIVGRSNIVGKPLALMLLNRHATVTICHTRTQNLSEVTKRAEILIAAAGKPEMIGADMVRNGAVVIDVGVNRMDDGRLVGDVAFSEVLEKASYITPVPGGVGPMTIAMLLVNTLKAASGGQISEQK
- the mdh gene encoding malate dehydrogenase, producing the protein MGRKKITVIGAGNVGATAAHWAAIKELGDVVLMDIIEGMPQGKALDLMEAAPMEGFDANVIGTNGYEETKNSDVVIITSGIARKPGMSREDLLKINSDIVGSVTENVAKYSPNCFIIIVSNPLDTMTYLALKASKFPKNRVMGQAGALDCARLQSFIGMELNISIQDVKVMLLGGHGDDMVPMPRFSTINGIPLSEFLPKETIDRLVERTKKAGGEIVALLKTGSAFYSPSLGAVIMAEAILKDQRRLIPSCAYLDGEYGLKDICFGVPTILGANGIEKIIELKLNDEEKAVVKKSAESVGKTIAEMKAMKGIA